Proteins from a single region of Pyrus communis chromosome 6, drPyrComm1.1, whole genome shotgun sequence:
- the LOC137736867 gene encoding TBC domain-containing protein C1952.17c-like: MSPAAIEPALPESSSLSSPDVPERSENPRFKDLRGVQWRINLGILPSSSSSSTDDLRRVSADCRRRYAGLRRRLLVDPHPKKDGSNSPDLAIDNPLSQNPDSTWGHFFRSAELEKMVDQDLSRLYPEHGSYFQTPGCQGMLRRILLLWCLRHPECGYRQGMHELLAPLLYVLHFDVERLSQVRKLYEDHFTDKFDGLSFHENDLTYNFEFKKFPDSMEDENGSDGSTLNVKSLDELDPEIQTIVMLSDSYGAEGELGIVLSERFMEHDAYCMFDALMSGAHGSVSMAEFFSPSPAVGSHTNLPPVIEASAALYHLLSLVDSSLHSHLVELGVEPQYFALRWLRVLFGREFSLANLLIIWDEIFASGNSKLDKCSEDDAASFAILTSPRGAYMAAMAVSMLLYLRSSLLAAENATACLQRLLNFHENIDLKKLIQKAKSLQDLALKNNSSPSLLLYSGPYEHGKSMNARGHSLSVDSVSPKTPLNLVPESYWEEKWRVLHREEELRQNDLKKQVPSHKKRWTEKVKLSLSRTESEPSPSKSENSKKNPRFSVRRRLLQDLSRELSSEKDIETLCSHEDKLSSEVEGNRETGFGKDLNSATENRCFNGDPPSEENSSVFSDPTSPRTGDNGHELESEKSSVASNLSIDENDDNSQDVSEEPPLPVSDHPKGVSQTSECNNHSPGNSVPGKERNLLSGKFPRFWKFGRNAAGEGTSEKVYNASEAMKSPRCEGNQNATSSSVAEGSCSSLVSHKGEAVDQHVVGTLRNLGQSMIEHIQVIESVFQQDRGVQVGSLENLSKNTIVGKGQVTAMAALTELRKISNLLSEM; the protein is encoded by the exons ATGTCGCCAGCTGCAATCGAGCCGGCATTGCCCGAATCGTCGTCTTTGAGCTCCCCTGATGTTCCTGAGAGATCTGAGAATCCTCGATTCAAGGACCTTAGAGGCGTCCAATGGCGTATAAATCTTGGGATTTtgccctcttcttcttcttcctccactgATGATCTTCGTCGGGTTTCAGCTGATTGTAGAAGAAG GTATGCCGGATTGAGAAGGCGCCTTCTGGTTGATCCACATCCCAAAAAGGATGGGAGTAATTCTCCTGACCTTGCCATAGACAATCCACTGTCGCAAAACCCAG ATAGCACATGGGGTCACTTTTTCCGGAGTGCTGAGTTGGAGAAAATGGTTGATCAGGATTTATCACGTTTATACCCAGAACATGGAAGCTACTTTCAAACTCCAGGATGCCAAGGCATGTTGAGAAGGATCTTGTTATTGTGGTGTCTTAGACATCCAGAGTGTGGTTACAGACAAG GAATGCATGAACTCTTGGCTCCTCTattgtatgttcttcattttgATGTGGAGCGGCTATCTCAAGTGCGAAAGCTATATGAAGATCACTTCACTGATAAATTTGATGGTCTATCATTTCATGAAAATGATCTTACATATaattttgagttcaaaaaatTTCCTGATTCCATGGAAGATGAAAATGGCTCAGATGGAAGTACATTGAATGTTAAGAGTCTTGACGAGCTTGATCCCGAGATACAGACCATTGTAATGCTTAGTGATTCTTATGGTGCTGAAGGTGAATTGGGTATTGTCTTGTCTGAGAGATTTATGGAACACGATGCGTACTGTATGTTTGATGCTCTAATGAGTGGGGCCCATGGTTCAGTTTCTATGGCAGAATTCTTCTCTCCCTCCCCTGCTGTTGGTTCTCATACTAATTTACCTCCTGTCATTGAAGCATCTGCTGCTTTGTATCATTTGCTGTCTCTTGTTGATTCGTCTCTACACAGCCACCTTGTTGAGCTTGGTGTTGAACCCCAGTATTTTGCACTTCGCTGGCTACGGGTTTTATTTGGGCGTGAATTTTCACTTGCAAATTTATTGATAATTTGGGATGAAATATTTGCATCTGGTAATAGTAAATTAGACAAATGTTCTGAAGATGATGCAGCCAGCTTTGCCATCCTTACTTCACCTCGAGGAGCATATATGGCAGCCATGGCAGTTTCAATGTTACTTTATTTGAGATCTTCCCTTCTTGCTGCTGAGAATGCTACTGCGTGTCTTCAGAGATTGTTAAATTTTCATGAGAACATAGATTTGAAGAAACTGATACAAAAGGCAAAGTCTTTGCAGGATCTTGCTTTGAAGAACAATAGCTCACCCTCATTACTTTTATATAGTGGGCCCTATGAACATGGTAAATCAATGAATGCAAGAGGTCATAGCCTTTCAGTCGATTCTGTTTCTCCAAAAACACCACTAAATCTAGTACCTGAAAGCTACTGGGAAGAGAAGTGGAGAGTTCTGCACAGGGAAGAAGAACTAAGGCAAAATGATTTGAAGAAACAGGTTCCAAGCCATAAAAAGCGATGGACAGAAAAAGTAAAGTTGAGCCTATCTAGAACAGAGTCTGAACCATCTCCATCAAAATCTGAGAACAGCAAAAAGAACCCCAGGTTTTCTGTTAGACGAAGGTTGCTGCAAGACCTTTCTCGAGAACTCAGCTCAGAGAAGGATATTGAGACATTGTGTTCCCATGAGGACAAACTCTCTTCAGAAGTAGAGGGCAACAGAGAAACTGGGTTCGGCAAGGACCTTAATTCTGCCACCGAGAACAGATGTTTCAATGGAGATCCACCCAGCGAAGAAAATTCATCTGTTTTCTCAGATCCAACAAGTCCTCGTACTGGGGATAATGGTCATGAACTTGAATCAGAAAAAAGTAGCGTTGCATCAAATCTGTCCATTGATGAAAATGATGATAATTCACAGGATGTGTCGGAAGAGCCACCTCTTCCGGTTTCTGATCATCCCAAGGGTGTCTCTCAAACATCGGAATGCAACAATCATTCTCCCGGAAACTCAGTGCCAGGAAAGGAACGTAACCTTCTTTCTGGTAAATTCCCGAGATTTTGGAAGTTTGGAAGGAATGCAGCTGGTGAAGGGACATCCGAGAAAGTATACAATGCCAGTGAGGCTATGAAATCTCCCCGTTGTGAAGGTAATCAGAATGCAACAAGCTCTTCTGTGGCTGAGGGGTCCTGCAGCTCTTTAGTTAGCCACAAAGGAGAAGCTGTTGACCAGCATGTGGTGGGTACTTTAAGGAATCTTGGGCAGTCTATGATTGAACATATTCAG GTTATCGAGTCTGTTTTCCAGCAGGACCGGGGTGTTCAGGTTGGATCGTTGGAGAACTTATCAAAGAACACTATAGTTGGCAAAGGACAAGTTACGGCCATGGCAGCTCTAACAGAGCTTCGGAAGATCAGCAACCTTTTGTCAGAGATGTGA
- the LOC137737755 gene encoding uncharacterized protein has translation MARLLTQALHLRHSLLRRPLLPPYLTQAHRARSFRSGKAELIEIEVEPSPSSSPSDSEKLMLKKLDDIVQTIVVQRATPDWLPFVPGSSFWVPPRHAPSKVADLIGKLANQLTFEEILSVATDRGWPCSQFFINGGIGTAETREVDTEAEGSTPIEVEMEVKVLTDSQKSSRCEDD, from the exons ATGGCTCGACTCCTCACTCAAGCTCTCCATCTCCGCCACTCCCTCCTGCGCCGCCCTCTCCTCCCTCCCTATCTCACCCAGGCCCACCGCGCTCGCTCCTTCCGATCCGGCAAGGCCGAGTTAATCGAGATCGAAGTCGAGCCCTCCCCCTCGTCGTCGCCAAGTGATTCAGAGAAATTAATGCTGAAGAAGCTGGACGACATCGTTCAGACTATCGTCGTCCAGAGGGCCACCCCCGATTGGCTCCCCTTCGTTCCCGGCTCCTCGTTCTGGGTCCCACCTCGACACGCTCCGTCGAAAGTGGCCGACTTGATTGGCAAATTGGCTAACCAGCTCACATTTGAAGAAATCCTCTCTGTTGCTACCGATCGAGGATGGCCTTGCTCCCAATTTTTCATCAATGGCG GCATTGGAACTGCAGAAACAAGGGAGGTGGATACGGAGGCAGAAGGATCAACACCAATAGAGGTGGAGATGGAGGTCAAGGTTTTGACTGATTCCCAGAAGTCATCTCGCTGCGAGGATGATTAA